Proteins encoded in a region of the Solanum dulcamara chromosome 9, daSolDulc1.2, whole genome shotgun sequence genome:
- the LOC129902899 gene encoding uncharacterized protein LOC129902899 isoform X2 — protein MVLAVLMSEIVMGFSSSSLLFTLLLHICDLGYADSYVSAIGDPGMKNPNARFAFEAWNFCNEVGSETPHMGSPRLADCADLHCSPSVTDISGGPLLRKWSSCKVHHKVTEVDNRLGVGDEIPDGTFKADINPDLYAVEKEWYLGSLCEVHDSADPWYYWMIMLKNGNFDKTTTLCPENGRKVSKIVTGRTFPCFGEGCMNQPLVYNNYSRIVYGEHSSLIGGFYGTYDLDANLTASVDGKSFFSVSWRKNLSTGSWIISNKLTTSSKYPWLMLYLRSDAAEGFNGGYHYNGRGIMKKLPESPNFKVKLTLEVRQGGGSNSQFYLLDIGSCWKNSGDPCDGDVITDVTRYSEMIINPATRSWCRPDNLVSCPPHHISPNGEIIYRNDTSRFPYSAYHLYCAPGNANYLEKPYDICDPYSNPQAQELIQILPHPEWAVHGYPSKQGEGWIGDARSWELDVGVLSNRLYFYQDPGTKPAKRVWSSLNVGTEIYVSSQGATAEWTVSDFDVLIPEDGKGDVRAVL, from the exons ATGGTTCTTGCTGTTTTGATGAGTGAAATAGTCATGGGTTTCTCTTCGTCATCTTtacttttcactcttcttcttcataTTTGTGATTTAGGTTATGCAGATTCATATGTTTCTGCAATTGGTGACCCTGGAATGAAAAACCCAAATGCAAGATTTGCATTTGAAGCTTGGAATTTCTGCAATGAAGTTGGAAGTGAGACTCCCCATATGGGCAGTCCCAGGCTTGCTGACTGCGCTGATCTTCACTGTTCTCCTTCTGTCACAG ATATTTCGGGTGGTCCGCTTCTTCGAAAATGGAGCTCTTGTAAAGTACACCACAAAGTGACAGAAGTGGACAATAGATTAGGAGTTGGAGATGAAATTCCAGATGGGACTTTTAAAGCTGACATCAATCCTGATCTTTATGCTGTGGAAAAGGAGTGGTACCTTGGTTCACTTTGTGAAGTGCATGATTCTGCTGATCCATGGTATTATTGGATGATAATGCTAAAAAATGGAAATTTTGATAAGACGACGACTCTTTGTCCTGAAAATGGTAGGAAAGTTTCTAAGATAGTGACTGGTAGAACTTTTCCATGTTTTGGCGAGGGCTGCATGAATCAGCCACTTGTCTACAATAACTACTCAAGGATAGTATATGGGGAGCATTCATCCTTGATCGGAGGCTTCTATGGAACATATGACCTTGATGCCAATTTAACTGCCAGTGTAGATGGAAAATCTTTTTTTTCAGTTTCATGGCGGAAGAATTTAAGCACAGGTAGTTGGATTATCTCAAATAAATTGACGACATCATCCAAGTATCCATGGCTTATGTTGTATCTAAGATCAGATGCAGCAGAAGGGTTTAATGGAGGATATCACTATAATGGCCGTGGAATTATGAAAAAG CTTCCGGAGTCACCAAATTTCAAGGTAAAGTTGACACTAGAAGTTAGACAAGGAGGAGGCTCCAATAGCCAGTTTTATCTTCTTGACATTGGAAGCTGCTGGAAAAATAGTGGAGATCCATGTGATGGAGACGTTATAACAGATGTGACGAGATACAGTGAGATGATCATCAATCCAGCAACAAGAAGTTGGTGTCGTCCTGATAACCTCGTTTCCTGTCCACCCCACCACATTAGCCCTAATGGGGAGATAATATACAGAAATGATACTTCTCGGTTCCCTTACTCTGCTTATCATCTATATTGTGCTCCTGGAAATGCAAATTATTTAGAGAAACCATATGATATCTGTGACCCATACAGCAATCCACAAGCTCAAGAACTGATACAAATCCTGCCACATCCTGAGTGGGCTGTGCATGGTTACCCTTCAAAACAAGGGGAGGGATGGATTGGGGATGCTAGGAGTTGGGAGCTTGATGTTGGAGTATTATCTAATCGGTTATACTTTTACCAG GATCCAGGAACCAAACCAGCAAAGCGTGTATGGTCTTCACTTAATGTTGGTACGGAAATATATGTTAGCAGCCAAGGGGCTACTGCTGAATGGACTGTCAGTGATTTTGATGTATTGATTCCTGAAGATGGTAAAGGTGATGTTAGGGCAGTTCTGTAA
- the LOC129902899 gene encoding uncharacterized protein LOC129902899 isoform X1 → MVLAVLMSEIVMGFSSSSLLFTLLLHICDLGYADSYVSAIGDPGMKNPNARFAFEAWNFCNEVGSETPHMGSPRLADCADLHCSPSVTGHQDISGGPLLRKWSSCKVHHKVTEVDNRLGVGDEIPDGTFKADINPDLYAVEKEWYLGSLCEVHDSADPWYYWMIMLKNGNFDKTTTLCPENGRKVSKIVTGRTFPCFGEGCMNQPLVYNNYSRIVYGEHSSLIGGFYGTYDLDANLTASVDGKSFFSVSWRKNLSTGSWIISNKLTTSSKYPWLMLYLRSDAAEGFNGGYHYNGRGIMKKLPESPNFKVKLTLEVRQGGGSNSQFYLLDIGSCWKNSGDPCDGDVITDVTRYSEMIINPATRSWCRPDNLVSCPPHHISPNGEIIYRNDTSRFPYSAYHLYCAPGNANYLEKPYDICDPYSNPQAQELIQILPHPEWAVHGYPSKQGEGWIGDARSWELDVGVLSNRLYFYQDPGTKPAKRVWSSLNVGTEIYVSSQGATAEWTVSDFDVLIPEDGKGDVRAVL, encoded by the exons ATGGTTCTTGCTGTTTTGATGAGTGAAATAGTCATGGGTTTCTCTTCGTCATCTTtacttttcactcttcttcttcataTTTGTGATTTAGGTTATGCAGATTCATATGTTTCTGCAATTGGTGACCCTGGAATGAAAAACCCAAATGCAAGATTTGCATTTGAAGCTTGGAATTTCTGCAATGAAGTTGGAAGTGAGACTCCCCATATGGGCAGTCCCAGGCTTGCTGACTGCGCTGATCTTCACTGTTCTCCTTCTGTCACAG GTCACCAAGATATTTCGGGTGGTCCGCTTCTTCGAAAATGGAGCTCTTGTAAAGTACACCACAAAGTGACAGAAGTGGACAATAGATTAGGAGTTGGAGATGAAATTCCAGATGGGACTTTTAAAGCTGACATCAATCCTGATCTTTATGCTGTGGAAAAGGAGTGGTACCTTGGTTCACTTTGTGAAGTGCATGATTCTGCTGATCCATGGTATTATTGGATGATAATGCTAAAAAATGGAAATTTTGATAAGACGACGACTCTTTGTCCTGAAAATGGTAGGAAAGTTTCTAAGATAGTGACTGGTAGAACTTTTCCATGTTTTGGCGAGGGCTGCATGAATCAGCCACTTGTCTACAATAACTACTCAAGGATAGTATATGGGGAGCATTCATCCTTGATCGGAGGCTTCTATGGAACATATGACCTTGATGCCAATTTAACTGCCAGTGTAGATGGAAAATCTTTTTTTTCAGTTTCATGGCGGAAGAATTTAAGCACAGGTAGTTGGATTATCTCAAATAAATTGACGACATCATCCAAGTATCCATGGCTTATGTTGTATCTAAGATCAGATGCAGCAGAAGGGTTTAATGGAGGATATCACTATAATGGCCGTGGAATTATGAAAAAG CTTCCGGAGTCACCAAATTTCAAGGTAAAGTTGACACTAGAAGTTAGACAAGGAGGAGGCTCCAATAGCCAGTTTTATCTTCTTGACATTGGAAGCTGCTGGAAAAATAGTGGAGATCCATGTGATGGAGACGTTATAACAGATGTGACGAGATACAGTGAGATGATCATCAATCCAGCAACAAGAAGTTGGTGTCGTCCTGATAACCTCGTTTCCTGTCCACCCCACCACATTAGCCCTAATGGGGAGATAATATACAGAAATGATACTTCTCGGTTCCCTTACTCTGCTTATCATCTATATTGTGCTCCTGGAAATGCAAATTATTTAGAGAAACCATATGATATCTGTGACCCATACAGCAATCCACAAGCTCAAGAACTGATACAAATCCTGCCACATCCTGAGTGGGCTGTGCATGGTTACCCTTCAAAACAAGGGGAGGGATGGATTGGGGATGCTAGGAGTTGGGAGCTTGATGTTGGAGTATTATCTAATCGGTTATACTTTTACCAG GATCCAGGAACCAAACCAGCAAAGCGTGTATGGTCTTCACTTAATGTTGGTACGGAAATATATGTTAGCAGCCAAGGGGCTACTGCTGAATGGACTGTCAGTGATTTTGATGTATTGATTCCTGAAGATGGTAAAGGTGATGTTAGGGCAGTTCTGTAA
- the LOC129902899 gene encoding uncharacterized protein LOC129902899 isoform X3 translates to MVLAVLMSEIVMGFSSSSLLFTLLLHICDLGYADSYVSAIGDPGMKNPNARFAFEAWNFCNEVGSETPHMGSPRLADCADLHCSPSVTGHQDISGGPLLRKWSSCKVHHKVTEVDNRLGVGDEIPDGTFKADINPDLYAVEKEWYLGSLCEVHDSADPWYYWMIMLKNGNFDKTTTLCPENGRKVSKIVTGRTFPCFGEGCMNQPLVYNNYSRIVYGEHSSLIGGFYGTYDLDANLTASVDGKSFFSVSWRKNLSTGSWIISNKLTTSSKYPWLMLYLRSDAAEGFNGGYHYNGRGIMKKLPESPNFKVKLTLEVRQGGGSNSQFYLLDIGSCWKNSGDPCDGDVITDVTRYSEMIINPATRSWCRPDNLVSCPPHHISPNGEIIYRNDTSRFPYSAYHLYCAPGNANYLEKPYDICDPYSNPQAQELIQILPHPEWAVHGYPSKQGEGWIGDARSWELDVGVLSNRLYFYQKPIRLQGCDL, encoded by the exons ATGGTTCTTGCTGTTTTGATGAGTGAAATAGTCATGGGTTTCTCTTCGTCATCTTtacttttcactcttcttcttcataTTTGTGATTTAGGTTATGCAGATTCATATGTTTCTGCAATTGGTGACCCTGGAATGAAAAACCCAAATGCAAGATTTGCATTTGAAGCTTGGAATTTCTGCAATGAAGTTGGAAGTGAGACTCCCCATATGGGCAGTCCCAGGCTTGCTGACTGCGCTGATCTTCACTGTTCTCCTTCTGTCACAG GTCACCAAGATATTTCGGGTGGTCCGCTTCTTCGAAAATGGAGCTCTTGTAAAGTACACCACAAAGTGACAGAAGTGGACAATAGATTAGGAGTTGGAGATGAAATTCCAGATGGGACTTTTAAAGCTGACATCAATCCTGATCTTTATGCTGTGGAAAAGGAGTGGTACCTTGGTTCACTTTGTGAAGTGCATGATTCTGCTGATCCATGGTATTATTGGATGATAATGCTAAAAAATGGAAATTTTGATAAGACGACGACTCTTTGTCCTGAAAATGGTAGGAAAGTTTCTAAGATAGTGACTGGTAGAACTTTTCCATGTTTTGGCGAGGGCTGCATGAATCAGCCACTTGTCTACAATAACTACTCAAGGATAGTATATGGGGAGCATTCATCCTTGATCGGAGGCTTCTATGGAACATATGACCTTGATGCCAATTTAACTGCCAGTGTAGATGGAAAATCTTTTTTTTCAGTTTCATGGCGGAAGAATTTAAGCACAGGTAGTTGGATTATCTCAAATAAATTGACGACATCATCCAAGTATCCATGGCTTATGTTGTATCTAAGATCAGATGCAGCAGAAGGGTTTAATGGAGGATATCACTATAATGGCCGTGGAATTATGAAAAAG CTTCCGGAGTCACCAAATTTCAAGGTAAAGTTGACACTAGAAGTTAGACAAGGAGGAGGCTCCAATAGCCAGTTTTATCTTCTTGACATTGGAAGCTGCTGGAAAAATAGTGGAGATCCATGTGATGGAGACGTTATAACAGATGTGACGAGATACAGTGAGATGATCATCAATCCAGCAACAAGAAGTTGGTGTCGTCCTGATAACCTCGTTTCCTGTCCACCCCACCACATTAGCCCTAATGGGGAGATAATATACAGAAATGATACTTCTCGGTTCCCTTACTCTGCTTATCATCTATATTGTGCTCCTGGAAATGCAAATTATTTAGAGAAACCATATGATATCTGTGACCCATACAGCAATCCACAAGCTCAAGAACTGATACAAATCCTGCCACATCCTGAGTGGGCTGTGCATGGTTACCCTTCAAAACAAGGGGAGGGATGGATTGGGGATGCTAGGAGTTGGGAGCTTGATGTTGGAGTATTATCTAATCGGTTATACTTTTACCAG aaacCTATTAGGCTACAAGGATGTGACTTGTGA